Sequence from the Chloroflexaceae bacterium genome:
CTGGCTGGCCGCGGACGGGCAGGTGGAGGAGGCGGTGCGTCTCTACCTCGCCGCCGGTGAGGACGACGCCGCGGCCCGGCTGGTCGAGGAGCAACTCATGCGGGACCTGGACAGTGTCGCAGCAAGCGAGTCAGTGTGCACCTGGCTCGATCTCCTGCCCCGCCACCTGATCGCTCGCCGCCAGGGGCTGAGTTTGATCCAGGCTCGTCTTGCAGTCTTCAGTACGGATATTGAAGGACTGGAAAGCGCCCTGACCAACCTCGACGCCTTACTCGCCAGCGCCTACGATCCCGATCTGACGCTGCCGCGGGCCGGGGCTGCGGGCGATCTGGCGGCGCTGCGGGGTATTCTTGCCTGCTGGAAAGGCCACCCCACCGATGCCATCCATGAGTTACAGCAGGCGCTGCGCCTCCAGCCTTCACAGGATCTCGCCGTTCAGGCCCTGCTGTTTCTGGGCCTTGCTTATGTCCTGAATGGCCAGCATGAGGAAGGCTTTCGGCTGCTTCGCAGCGATCTTCCCGATGTCCGATCAATCCTGGGAAGGCGCTTTGAGTTAGCTCGGCGCACGAGTCTGTGCTGGATGCACATCATTACGGGCAACGTGGATGCACTGCTGCACGAGGCTCGCCGAATGTCCACCCTTGTCGCTGTTGAGCAACCTGGCGACTTCTGGTTCGGCTATACGGCGCATTGCCTGGCCAGGGCATATTACGAGTCAAATAACCTTTCAGAAGCCGAAGCGCATTTTAGACTGATTATAGATCGTAAATATCAGGCAGATCACCCGACCTGCCTCAACAGCATCATCGGCATGGCGCTGGTCGCCGCGGCGCGGAAGGACTTTAGCGAGGCGCAAGGTTATATCGAGGAGGCGCTGCTGTTCGCCCGCAATGTTGGCAGCCCCGCCTTGCTTCACGTGGCGTTGGGAGGCGCGGCGCGGGTAGCGCTGGCCATGGGCGATCTTGCGGCGGCCCGGCGCTACGCAGACAGGATTGGGACGGATATCTTCATGGGCCTGCGCATCTCCCTCGAGACGCCCCAACTGTCGCAGGTCCAGGTGTTGATCGCCACGGCGGATCACGACGCGCTGGCGCGTGCGGAAACGTTACTCAGCAGTTACCTGCACACCCTGGAGCAGGTTCACAACCGGCGCCTGTTGATTACGGCGCTGGCGCTGCACGCGTTGCTACGGCACGCGCAGCAGCGTCCCATCGAGGCGCTCGACATTCTTGAGAGGGCGGTGCAACTGGCCGCGCCGCAGAACCTGGTGCGCGCGCTGGTCGATCTTGGCCCGGCCATCGAACCGTTGCTGCGCGCCCTTATGCAGCGGGGCGTAGCGACAGAGTACCTGGAGCGCGTGCTGGCGGCATCTGGGGCGGAACCTGTCACCGCGCAACGGCGGCAATCCGGCCCTCCGCGGCCCGTGGAGGCGCTGACGCGCCGCGAGCGAGAGATTCTGGTTCTGCTCGCCGAACGCTGGTCGAACCAGGAGATAGCCGACCGGTTATCAGTATCGGTGAACACCGTCCGCAAACACACCAGCACGATCTACGACAAACTGGGGGTCAACAGTCGCCGCGAAGCCGTAGCCATAGGCCGGGCTCTAGGTTTGTTGCCCTAGCAGGGCGAGCGGGTCAGTCCGCTGCCCTCCCTGCTGAGGGGCAACCCCATAGGCGCAACCCTCCGGTCTTGCCTGTGGGCGCAACCCTCCGGGTTGCGCCCACAGGCAAAAA
This genomic interval carries:
- a CDS encoding LuxR C-terminal-related transcriptional regulator; translated protein: WLAADGQVEEAVRLYLAAGEDDAAARLVEEQLMRDLDSVAASESVCTWLDLLPRHLIARRQGLSLIQARLAVFSTDIEGLESALTNLDALLASAYDPDLTLPRAGAAGDLAALRGILACWKGHPTDAIHELQQALRLQPSQDLAVQALLFLGLAYVLNGQHEEGFRLLRSDLPDVRSILGRRFELARRTSLCWMHIITGNVDALLHEARRMSTLVAVEQPGDFWFGYTAHCLARAYYESNNLSEAEAHFRLIIDRKYQADHPTCLNSIIGMALVAAARKDFSEAQGYIEEALLFARNVGSPALLHVALGGAARVALAMGDLAAARRYADRIGTDIFMGLRISLETPQLSQVQVLIATADHDALARAETLLSSYLHTLEQVHNRRLLITALALHALLRHAQQRPIEALDILERAVQLAAPQNLVRALVDLGPAIEPLLRALMQRGVATEYLERVLAASGAEPVTAQRRQSGPPRPVEALTRREREILVLLAERWSNQEIADRLSVSVNTVRKHTSTIYDKLGVNSRREAVAIGRALGLLP